In one window of Primulina tabacum isolate GXHZ01 chromosome 8, ASM2559414v2, whole genome shotgun sequence DNA:
- the LOC142553607 gene encoding protein LATERAL ROOT PRIMORDIUM 1-like isoform X1, with amino-acid sequence MWSSVASTRHVNCGLPPEFFFVAPASSFQHHHPDAAAAAAAATTVNFDTHPFNASSAIGVGLGVIPLLTATPYLAQQNIGSGGSVDDDVLNIARSRSSGGMQLWQHQQSQNSSGYSSIKPIILDHTSLLQSGTGGSTGSGIGGSSSMGATTCQDCGNQAKKDCVHGRCRTCCKSRGYECVTHVRSTWVSASRRRERQIARENIPAAGSSQSTTSGTKKPRLGGTSQTTTTASHTSTSNTTPPRSFDTSSSHQDASFKDSLPGQVRAPAVFKCVRVTAIDDGEDEYAYQAIVKIGGHVFKGFLYDQGIEGRDGSFPSISELHLGGGGGGGGGGGGGNIAGRGGGASSTPLVLHPPDILAAPGGGFLERTSYGNPMN; translated from the exons ATGTGGTCTTCGGTCGCTTCAACCAGGCACGTTAACTGCGGCCTACCTCCGGAGTTTTTCTTTGTTGCTCCGGCGTCTTCTTTCCAGCATCACCACCCAGATGCCGCCGCCGCTGCCGCTGCAGCCACTACAGTTAACTTCGACACTCATCCATTTAATGCCTCTAGTGCTATCGGAGTCGGTTTAGGTGTGATCCCCCTCCTCACTGCCACCCCATATCTAGCTCAGCAAAATATAGGCAGCGGTGGTTCGGTAGATGACGATGTGTTAAACATTGCACGCAGCCGTAGCAGCGGCGGGATGCAGCTGTGGCAACACCAGCAGAGTCAGAACTCCTCTGGTTATAGTTCCATAAAACCCATTATTCTCGATCATACGAGTTTGCTTCAAAGTGGAACTGGCGGAAGCACCGGTTCTGGAATTGGAGGGTCTTCTTCCATGGGAGCTACAACTTGTCAAGACTGTGGAAACCAAGCCAAAAAAGACTGTGTCCACGGGAGATGTAGAACTTGTTGTAAAAGTAGAGGTTATGAATGTGTCACACACGTGAGAAGCACCTGGGTTTCTGCTTCCCGCCGCCGCGAGCGGCAGATCGCTAGAGAAAACATCCCGGCAGCGGGGTCTTCGCAATCTACTACTTCCGGAACCAAGAAACCTAGGCTAGGCGGCACTTCTCAAACCACCACTACCGCTTCCCATACTTCAACATCTAACACCACTCCACCAAGAAGCTTCGATACCAGTTCTAGCCACCAAG ATGCATCTTTTAAAGATTCATTGCCGGGCCAAGTGCGTGCTCCCGCAGTTTTCAAATGTGTAAGAGTAACAGCGATTGATGATGGAGAAGACGAGTATGCATATCAAGCTATTGTAAAAATAGGAGGCCATGTTTTCAAAGGCTTCCTATACGATCAAGGGATAGAAGGAAGAGATGGATCATTTCCCAGCATATCTGAATTACATTTAGGCGGAGGCGGAGGCGGAGGCGGAGGCGGAGGCGGAGGCAACATTGCCGGAAGAGGCGGCGGCGCTTCCTCCACCCCACTGGTTCTTCACCCACCCGACATTCTTGCAGCACCCGGCGGCGGCTTTCTTGAACGAACTAGTTATGGTAATCCAATgaactga
- the LOC142553607 gene encoding protein LATERAL ROOT PRIMORDIUM 1-like isoform X2 produces the protein MWSSVASTRHVNCGLPPEFFFVAPASSFQHHHPDAAAAAAAATTVNFDTHPFNASSAIGVGLGVIPLLTATPYLAQQNIGSGGSVDDDVLNIARSRSSGGMQLWQHQQSQNSSGYSSIKPIILDHTSLLQSGTGGSTGSGIGGSSSMGATTCQDCGNQAKKDCVHGRCRTCCKSRGYECVTHVRSTWVSASRRRERQIARENIPAAGSSQSTTSGTKKPRLGGTSQTTTTASHTSTSNTTPPRSFDTSSSHQDASFKDSLPGQVRAPAVFKCVRVTAIDDGEDEYAYQAIVKIGGHVFKGFLYDQGIEGRDGSFPSISELHLGGGNIAGRGGGASSTPLVLHPPDILAAPGGGFLERTSYGNPMN, from the exons ATGTGGTCTTCGGTCGCTTCAACCAGGCACGTTAACTGCGGCCTACCTCCGGAGTTTTTCTTTGTTGCTCCGGCGTCTTCTTTCCAGCATCACCACCCAGATGCCGCCGCCGCTGCCGCTGCAGCCACTACAGTTAACTTCGACACTCATCCATTTAATGCCTCTAGTGCTATCGGAGTCGGTTTAGGTGTGATCCCCCTCCTCACTGCCACCCCATATCTAGCTCAGCAAAATATAGGCAGCGGTGGTTCGGTAGATGACGATGTGTTAAACATTGCACGCAGCCGTAGCAGCGGCGGGATGCAGCTGTGGCAACACCAGCAGAGTCAGAACTCCTCTGGTTATAGTTCCATAAAACCCATTATTCTCGATCATACGAGTTTGCTTCAAAGTGGAACTGGCGGAAGCACCGGTTCTGGAATTGGAGGGTCTTCTTCCATGGGAGCTACAACTTGTCAAGACTGTGGAAACCAAGCCAAAAAAGACTGTGTCCACGGGAGATGTAGAACTTGTTGTAAAAGTAGAGGTTATGAATGTGTCACACACGTGAGAAGCACCTGGGTTTCTGCTTCCCGCCGCCGCGAGCGGCAGATCGCTAGAGAAAACATCCCGGCAGCGGGGTCTTCGCAATCTACTACTTCCGGAACCAAGAAACCTAGGCTAGGCGGCACTTCTCAAACCACCACTACCGCTTCCCATACTTCAACATCTAACACCACTCCACCAAGAAGCTTCGATACCAGTTCTAGCCACCAAG ATGCATCTTTTAAAGATTCATTGCCGGGCCAAGTGCGTGCTCCCGCAGTTTTCAAATGTGTAAGAGTAACAGCGATTGATGATGGAGAAGACGAGTATGCATATCAAGCTATTGTAAAAATAGGAGGCCATGTTTTCAAAGGCTTCCTATACGATCAAGGGATAGAAGGAAGAGATGGATCATTTCCCAGCATATCTGAATTACATTTAG GCGGAGGCAACATTGCCGGAAGAGGCGGCGGCGCTTCCTCCACCCCACTGGTTCTTCACCCACCCGACATTCTTGCAGCACCCGGCGGCGGCTTTCTTGAACGAACTAGTTATGGTAATCCAATgaactga
- the LOC142553609 gene encoding hydroxyproline O-arabinosyltransferase NOD3-like, translated as MSGRKNTGSASPVLLVLLGFGSFFATYNLLTLVMHKKVTTSTEKWNDPIISRPDKTKFETGAKFHVALTATDAPYSKWQCRIMYYWYKKMKDLSGSDMGGFTRVLHSGKPDNLMDEIPTVIVDPLPEGLDRGYIVLNRPWAFVQWLEKATIEEEYILMAEPDHVFVNPLPNLAHGDHPAAFPFFYIKPTDHEKIVRKYFPEEKGPVANIDPIGNSPVIIKKSTLEKIAPTWMNVSLQMKDDPETDKAFGWVLEMYGYAVASALHGVRHILRKDFMLQPPWDLEVGNKFIIHYTYGCDYNMKGELTYGKIGEWRFDKRSHLRGPPPKNISLPPPGVPESVVRLVKAVNEATANIPNWETEYSS; from the exons ATGTCTGGGAGGAAGAACACAGGGAGTGCATCACCCGTTCTATTAGTATTGTTGGGTTTTGGTTCTTTCTTTGCTACATATAACTTGTTGACTTTGGTGATGCATAAGAAGGTTACGACTAGTACTGAGAAGTGGAATGATCCCATAATTAGCAGGCCTGATAAAACGAAGTTTGAAACAGGTGCAAAATTTCATGTAGCATTGACGGCCACTGATGCACCTTATAGCAAGTGGCAGTGTCGAATTATGTATTACTGGTACAAAAAGATGAAAGATTTGTCTGGATCAGATATGGGAGGATTTACTCGGGTTTTGCATTCAGGAAAGCCTGATAATTTAATGGATGAAATCCCCACTGTTATTGTAGATCCTCTACCAGAAGGGCTTGATCGG GGTTACATTGTTTTAAATAGACCATGGGCCTTTGTACAGTGGCTGGAGAAAGCCACTATTGAGGAAGA GTACATTCTAATGGCAGAACCTGATCACGTTTTTGTTAATCCATTGCCAAATTTGGCTCATGGAGATCACCCAGCTGCCTTCCCTTTTTTCTACATAAAACCAACTGATCATGAGAAAattgtaagaaaatattttcccGAAGAGAAAGGTCCTGTGGCAAATATTGATCCAATCGGAAACTCTCCAGTGATTATTAAGAAG TCTACTTTGGAGAAAATTGCTCCTACGTGGATGAATGTGTCTTTGCAGATGAAGGATGATCCAGAGACTGACAAGGCTTTTGGATGGGTTCTAGAAAT GTATGGTTATGCAGTTGCATCTGCTTTGCATGGCGTGCGACATATTCTTCGTAAAGATTTCATGTTACAG CCTCCATGGGATCTGGAAGTTGGCAACAAGTTCATCATCCATTATACGTATGGATGTGATTACAACATGAAG GGAGAATTAACTTATGGAAAGATTGGTGAATGGAGATTCGACAAGCGATCACACCTTCGTGGTCCTCCACCCAAAAATATCTCATTACCCCCTCCTGGCGTTCCTGAAAGTGTG GTGAGGCTTGTGAAAGCTGTGAATGAGGCAACTGCAAATATCCCTAACTGGGAGACAGAATATTCGAGCTGA
- the LOC142553608 gene encoding uncharacterized protein LOC142553608, protein MSAVVEIVDQQFVDGLKDLAMHNQKGSCTEAEIDPVVCETNRMDSYYYNGDCAICLNKIVLQETALVKGCEHAYCVTCILRWASYKKEPTCPQCKIPFEFLNIHRKLDGSINDFMFEESVCLLLRASWFNPLVVVEREEADYEIEDYYYEDEEEDLDDVYLSSSSSLRIGNRRWGDNGFVRSGRQEARPVYHPNIQNAGAGSSRQPKKKETASKEIVGRRAKRALKREAADKAAAEKHQQRLVRLGRK, encoded by the exons ATGTCGGCTGTAGTTGAAATCGTCGATCAACAATTCGTTGACGGTCTTAAAGATCTCGCGATGCATAACCAG AAGGGAAGTTGTACAGAAGCAGAAATTGACCCAGTAGTGTGTGAGACTAACCGCATGGACAGCTACTATTATAATGGGGATTGTGCTATATGTTTGAACAAGATTGTGCTTCAGGAAACTGCCCTTGTAAAAGGTTGCGAGCATGCCTACTG TGTGACTTGCATCTTGCGATGGGCCTCTTATAAAAAGGAACCCACATGCCCTCAGTGTAAAATTCCATTTGAGTTCCTCAATATTCATCGCAAACTTGATGGAAG CATCAATGATTTCATGTTTGAGGAGAGTGTATGCCTTCTTCTTAGAGCTTCATGGTTCAATCCATTGGTTGTGGTGGAACGGGAGGAGGCAGATTATGAAATAGAAGATTATTACTACGAGGACGAGGAAGAAGATTTAGACGATGTTTACTTAAGTAGTTCCTCCAGTCTCCGTATTGGCAACCGAAGATGGGGAGACAATGGCTTTGTTAGGTCAGGGAGGCAAGAAGCAAGGCCTGTTTATCACCCAAACATTCAGAATGCAGGTGCTGGTTCGTCCCGTCAGCCTAAGAAGAAAGAGACAGCCTCCAAAGAAATAGTTGGGCGACGTGCAAAACGGGCATTAAAGCGCGAAGCTGCCGACAAGGCTGCAGCCGAAAAGCATCAGCAACGTTTGGTGAGGTTGGGCCGCAAGTAG